Proteins co-encoded in one Brassica oleracea var. oleracea cultivar TO1000 chromosome C4, BOL, whole genome shotgun sequence genomic window:
- the LOC106341769 gene encoding piezo-type mechanosensitive ion channel homolog isoform X1, producing the protein MASFLVGFLLPWLLLAAALINWSLISFVDLIAFLLLAPDFGYRFQRSHWLLWPIFFFSCLIIVAQVVYLVISDALGPDWDTSDTGWMNVTGFMTLKSWRNPTVMYFLALQLLTSLVSLADIYSSRFGLVRWRDTCWSHFSQVFEHLGSHLRVATCLLLPAVQLAVGICNPSWISLPFFIGSCAGLVDWSLTSNVSGLFRWWRVLYIYSGFNIILLYLYQLPINFSDMIRWIASFIGLFRISAETEGPDICSGLFLLLFFIMLSYVRSNLEDMDFIMSTSENNLAERLLPPKYSFFIRESRAGVRHTNVLLRGAVFKTFSINFFTYGFPVSLFALSFWSFHFASLCAFGLLAYVGYIIYAFPSLFRLHRLNGLLLVFILLWAVSTYIFNVAFSFLNTKVGKDMKIWEMVGLWHYTIPGFFLLAQFGLGMLVALGNLVNNSVFLYLSEESSRSSNDSSYSEADEETKVLVVATIAWGLRKCSRAIMLALIFLIAMKPGFVHAVYVIFFLIYLLSHNINRKIRKSLILLCEVHFALLYILEIDLVSNSLKRQGSVSREILFQLGLLRSESSWDFLEIALLACFCAIHNHGFEVLFSFSAIVRHTPSPPIGFSILKAGLNKSVLLSVYSSPSSSYCQDNTTYERHIASFLSAVGQKFLSMYRSCGTYIAFITILISVYLVKPNYVSFGYIFLLLFWITGRQMFEETKRRLWFPLKAYAFLVFMFIYCLSSFVSLQLWLSGYIDLYFYLGYNSKAPLLDNVWESLAVLVVMQLYSYERRQNGHYIPGESSLLQPGVFGFVERFLVWHGQKILFAALFYASLSPISVFGFVYLLGLVICTTFPKSSSVPSKSFLIYTGFLVSAEYLFQLWGMQAQMFPGQKYAELSFYLGLRVYEPGFWGIESGLRGKVLVVAACTLQYNVFRWLERTPGLTVIKGKYDEPCPLFVSAEDTTASVSSSNGENPSSTDHSSLSMKQGEATSNSWPFFSPRDNQAADFLHPKTAGSESGSNRKFSFGHLTHFWGSIKESHRWNRRRILALKKERFETQKNLLKIYLKFWIENMFNLYGLEINMIALLLASFALLNAISLVYIALLAACVLLRRRVIQKLWPVVVFLFASILSVEYVATWNNSLPSDQAPSETSVHCHDCWSIAVLNFKFCRDCWLGVRVDDPRTLISYFVVFMFACFKLRSDHISSFSQSSTYHQMKSQRKNSFVWRDLSFETKSMWTVLDYLRLYCYVHLLDVVLILILITGTLEYDILHLGYLAFALVFARMRLEILKKKNKIFRFLRVYNFVLIILSLAYQSPFVGNFNDGKCETVDYIYEVIGFYKYDYGFRITARSALVEIIIFMLVSLQSYMFSSQEFDYVSRYLEAEQIGAIVREQEKKAARKTEQLQQIREAVEKKRQRNLQVEKMKSEMLNLRVQLHRMSSDSNFGLTSPRTEGLRRRRNPYLIPDSGAASPEIDGVVHRKEEQPVVEDPRYPFEVHELPISTTPEAPDSPECSFGASPCEITEVQQDLDVMAMEHERKEKSEGKDNPLISAVQLIGDGVSQVQFIGNQAVNNLVNFLNISPENSDTNEQSSVDDEVYDEMESQRRIHKPFERSTSLQSDRSTDGASFQIGRILRHIWSRMQSNNDIVCYCCFIIAFLWNFSLLSMVYLAALFLYALCVHTGPTHIFWVLMLMYTEIYILLQYLYQIIIQHCGLSIDAPLLHELGFPTQRIKSSFVVSSLPLFLIYIFTLIQSAITVKDGDWVPSGDFTSRRNARGSQKDLTRSSWRQRILDVCKKLRDGATLVMRGICRYWISLTRGAESPPYFVQVTMDVHMWPEDGIQPERVECRMNQLLRLVHNERCEKENPDLCPYSSRVHVQSIERSSEIPNEALVVLEVEYASPTNGCCSAEWHKSLTPASDVAKEIRKAQHSGLFEGTGFPYPILSVIGGGKRETDLYAYIFGADLMAFFLVAVFYQSVIKNKSEFIDVYQLEDQFPVDFVIILMVIFFLIVVDRVIYLCSFATGKVVYYLFSLILFTYAVTEYAWSIYPTQQHAAGLALRFIFLAKAMSLALQAIQIRYGLPHKSTLYRQFLTSEVSRINYYGYRLYRALPFLYELRCVLDWSCTATSLTMYDWLKLEDVNASLYLVKCDTVLNRATHKHGERQTKMTKCCNGICLFFILLCVIWAPMLMYSSGNPTNIANPIKDASVQIDIKTIGGKLTLFQTTLCKRISGDDIDLGLDLGSQSFLPTYNKNDIQLICCQADASVLWLVPDTVVTRFVQSLDWDTEMDITFSWVLNRDRPKGKETVKYERSVDPQDLPKRSDVQMVLNGSMDGFRVQNLYPKFFRVTGSGDVRSFEDQTDEVSADILMNHADSKWWWSFHNLKASENISACEGMDGPVAIIMSEETPPQGFLGDTLSKFSIWGLYITFVLAVGRFIRLQCSDLRMRIPYENLPSCDRLIAICEDLYAARAEGELGVEEVLYWTLVKIYRSPHMLLEYTKLDYDA; encoded by the exons GAAGTCATCTTAGGGTTGCCACCTGCTTGTTGCTACCAGCAGTTCAATTGGCAGTGGGAATTTGCAATCCTTCATGGATTTCTTTGCCATTTTTTATTGGTAGCTGTGCTGGTCTTGTGGACTGGTCCTTGACTAGCAACGTTTCAGGACTTTTCAG GTGGTGGAGAGTTCTTTACATCTACTCAGGATTCAACATCATCCTGCTTTACCTCTATCAGTTACCAATAAACTTTTCCGATATGATTCGATGGATAGCAAGCTTTATCGGTCTATTCAGAATCTCTGCGGAAACTGAAGGCCCTGATATTTGTTCTGGTCTTTTCCTTTTGCTGTTCTTCATCATG CTTTCCTATGTAAGGTCAAACCTCGAGGATATGGACTTTATTATGTCCACGAGTGAAAATAACTTGGCAGAGCGTCTTCTTCCTCCAAAATATTCGTTTTTTATTCGGGAATCAAG GGCTGGTGTAAGGCACACCAATGTTTTACTGAGGGGAGCTGTGTTTAAGACTTTCAGTATCAATTTCTTCACATATGGTTTTCCG GTCTCTCTGTTTGCTCTTTCGTTCTGGAGTTTTCATTTTGCGAGCTTGTGTGCGTTTGGCCTCCTTGCATATGTTGGTTACATTATCTATGCCTTCCCGTCCTTGTTCCGCTTGCACAGATTAAATGGCCTTCTTCTTGTATTTATACTCTTGTGGGCTGTCAGTACGTACATATTCAATGTGGCATTTTCCTTTCTGAACACTAAGGTTGGAAAG GACATGAAAATTTGGGAGATGGTGGGCCTTTGGCATTACACTATACCTGGATTCTTTTTACTTGCACAATTTGGTTTGGGGATGTTGGTTGCATTGGGTAATCTTGTGAACAACTCTGTTTTTCTCTACCTGTCTGAAGAGAGCTCCAGATCCTCCAATGATAGTTCTTATTCTGAAG CAGATGAGGAAACAAAGGTGTTGGTTGTCGCCACCATTGCTTGGGGATTGCGGAAATGTTCACGGGCTATTATGCTAGCACTGATTTTCCTCATCGCCATGAAACCTGGGTTTGTCCATGCAGTGTATG TGATATTCTTCCTTATTTATCTGTTGAGCCACAACATCAACAGAAAGATACGCAAGTCACTGATTCTTCTATGCGAAGTTCATTTTGCGCTTCTCTACATTCTTGAGATCGATCTTGTGTCGAACTCCTTAAAGCGGCAAGGCTCTGTGAGCAGAGAAATTCTGTTTCAGTTAG GTCTCCTTAGGTCTGAAAGCTCTTGGGACTTCTTGGAGATAGCCTTGCTTGCTTGCTTCTGTGCTATCCATAATCATGGTTTTGAGGTGCTATTTTCCTTCTCAGCAATTGTACGACACACACCAAGCCCTCCAATTGGATTTAGCATATTGAAAGCTGGTCTCAACAAATCAGTTCTCTTGTCCGTCTACTCATCTCCATCTTCAAGTTATTGCCAGGATAATACTACTTATG AGAGACATATTGCTTCATTTCTGAGTGCGGTTGGGCAAAAGTTTCTGTCTATGTACCGATCATGTGGAACATACATTGCCTTCATCACTATTCTCATAAGTGTATACCTGGTGAAACCCAATTATGTATCGTTTGGATACATTTTCCTTCTCTTGTTCTGGATTACTGGAAGACAAATGTTTGAGGAAACTAAGAGACGCTTGTGGTTCCCTTTGAAAGCATATGCTTTTTTGGTGTTTATGTTTATCTACTGCTTAAGTAGCTTTGTCAGCTTGCAGCTTTGGTTATCTGGATATATTGATCTCTACTTTTATTTGGGTTACAACTCCAAAGCACCATTGCTGGATAATGTATGGGAATCTCTCGCTGTCTTGGTCGTGATGCAACTTTACAGCTACGAAAGGAGGCAAAATGGACATTACATTCCTGGCGAATCTAGTTTGCTTCAACCTGGAGTTTTTGGTTTTGTTGAGAGATTTTTGGTATGGCATGGTCAGAAGATCTTGTTTGCGGCATTATTTTACGCATCATTGTCTCCAATAAGTGTGTTTGGATTTGTATATCTCCTTGGCCTAGTCATCTGCACAACCTTCCCAAAGTCTTCTTCAGTACCATCCAAATCATTTTTGATCTATACTGGATTTCTCGTGTCTGCGGAGTATCTTTTCCAACTGTGGGGCATGCAAGCTCAGATGTTCCCTGGGCAAAAATATGCTGAGTTGTCTTTCTACTTGGGCCTTCGAGTATATGAACCTGGATTTTGGGGTATAGAATCAGGTCTACGAGGCAAAGTGCTGGTTGTTGCTGCCTGCACTCTGCAATACAATGTATTTCGTTGGCTAGAAAGGACACCTGGTTTAACTGTTATTAAAGGAAAATACGACGAGCCTTGCCCCCTGTTTGTCTCTGCAGAAGACACCACTGCAAGTGTTTCCAGTTCTAATGGTGAAAACCCATCGTCAACAGATCATTCTTCTTTATCAATGAAACAAGGCGAGGCTACTAGTAACTCATGGCCTTTCTTCTCTCCCCGTGATAATCAGGCAGCTGATTTTTTGCATCCCAAGACCGCAGGCTCTGAAAGTGGCAGTAATAGGAAATTTTCATTTGGTCACTTGACTCACTTCTGGGGAAGCATCAAAGAGAGTCACAGGTGGAACAGGAGGAGGATTCTGGCATTGAAGAAGGAGAGGTTTGAAACGCAGAAAAATCTGTTGAAAATTTACTTGAAATTTTGGATTGAGAATATGTTTAACCTCTATGGCCTTGAGATAAACATGATTGCGCTGCTTCTTGCAAGTTTTGCTTTGTTGAATGCCATCTCCTTGGTATATATTGCGCTGCTTGCTGCATGTGTCCTCTTGAGAAGACGCGTAATTCAGAAACTATGGCCTGTCGTTGTTTTTCTGTTTGCATCAATACTCTCAGTTGAGTACGTTGCCACTTGGAATAACTCATTGCCTTCCGATCAGGCTCCAAGTGAAACTAGTGTGCATTGCCATGACTGCTGGAGCATTGCAGTTCTCAACTTTAAATTTTGCCGGGACTGTTGGCTTG GAGTGAGAGTTGACGATCCCCGGACGCTTATTAGCTATTTCGTGGTGTTCATGTTTGCCTGTTTCAAACTTCGGTCTGATCACATATCCAGTTTCTCTCAGTCATCAACATATCATCAGATGAAGTCTCAAAGAAAGAACTCATTTGTCTGGAGAGATCTCTCCTTCGAAACAAAGAGCATGTGGACCGTGCTTGATTACCTGAGGCTTTATTGTTACGTTCATCTGCTGGATGTTGTGCTTATTCTGATCCTAATCACAGGAACTCTCGAGTATGACATTCTACACCTGGGTTACCTTGCATTCGCTCTTGTTTTTGCTCGGATGCGACTTGAAATACTGAAGAAGAAGAACAAAATATTCAGGTTCTTGCGAGTCTACAATTTTGTTCTCATTATCCTTTCTCTCGCATATCAGTCTCCATTTGTGGGAAACTTCAATGATGGAAAGTGTGAAACGGTTGATTATATTTACGAGGTGATTGGATTTTACAAGTATGACTACGGGTTTCGAATCACTGCAAGATCTGCTCTCGTTGAGATAATAATATTTATGCTAGTATCTCTTCAGTCCTACATGTTTTCCTCCCAGGAGTTTGATTATGTCTCGCGGTATCTTGAAGCGGAGCAAATTGGTGCTATTGTGCGGGAGCAAGAAAAGAAAGCAGCGCGGAAGACCGAACAACTGCAACAGATTCGTGAGGCTGTAGAAAAGAAACGGCAGCGAAATTTGCAGGTGGAAAAGATGAAGTCTGAAATGCTGAACCTGCGGGTACAGCTTCACAGAATGAGTTCTGATTCTAATTTTGGACTTACTTCTCCGCGCACTGAAGGTCTAAGAAGGAGGAGGAATCCGTACTTGATTCCAGATAGTGGTGCAGCCAGTCCTGAGATTGACGGAGTAGTCCACAGGAAAGAGGAACAGCCTGTTGTCGAGGATCCACGGTATCCTTTTGAAGTTCATGAGCTTCCTATCAGTACTACTCCAGAAGCACCAGATTCTCCAGAGTGTTCATTTGGAGCATCTCCTTGTGAAATCACTGAAGTTCAGCAGGATCTTGATGTCATGGCTATGGAACATGAAAGAAAGGAAAAGTCAGAGGGAAAAGATAATCCGTTGATTTCTGCTGTGCAACTCATCGGTGATGGTGTTTCCCAAGTACAATTTATTGGAAATCAGGCAGTAAATAACCTTGTGAACTTCTTAAACATCTCGCCGGAAAATTCAGATACAAATGAGCAGTCCTCTGTAGATGATGAGGTGTATGATGAGATGGAAAGTCAGAGAAGAATACACAAACCTTTTGAAAGGTCAACATCTCTACAGTCAGACAGGAGTACTGATGGCGCTAGCTTTCAGATAGGAAGGATCCTTCGTCATATATGGTCTAGGATGCAGTCCAACAATGATATTGTTTGCTATTGCTGCTTCATTATTGCGTTCCTGTGGAACTTCAGTCTTCTTTCAATGGTCTATCTAGCAGCGTTGTTCTTATATGCCCTCTGCGTTCACACAGGCCCTACTCACATCTTCTGGGTCCTCATGCTAATGTACACAGAAATCTATATCCTTCTCCAGTATTTATACCAGATTATAATCCAGCACTGTGGGTTGAGCATTGATGCTCCTCTTCTTCATGAACTGGGATTTCCGACACAAAGAATCAAATCATCGTTTGTTGTCAGCTCGTTGCCTCTCTTCCTTATTTACATATTTACTCTCATACAGAGCGCCATAACAGTGAAAGATGGTGATTGGGTTCCTTCCGGAGATTTTACGTCGCGCCGGAATGCTCGTGGGAGCCAGAAGGATCTTACAAGAAGTAGCTGGAGGCAGAGAATCTTGGATGTGTGCAAGAAGTTGAGAGATGGGGCGACATTGGTGATGAGAGGCATCTGCCGGTACTGGATCTCGCTGACACGTGGAGCAGAATCCCCTCCTTACTTTGTTCAGGTGACAATGGATGTTCACATGTGGCCTGAAGATGGAATTCAGCCTGAAAGAGTTGAATGCCGAATGAATCAGTTGCTTAGGCTTGTTCACAATGAAAGATGCGAGAAGGAAAACCCTGATCTTTGTCCTTACTCGAGCAGGGTCCACGTACAAAGTATAGAGAGAAGTTCTGAGATCCCAAACGAGGCCCTGGTTGTCCTCGAGGTTGAGTATGCTTCTCCCACGAATGGGTGTTGTTCAGCAGAATGGCACAAATCACTCACCCCAGCCTCAGATGTGGCGAAAGAAATTCGCAAAGCTCAACATAGTGGACTTTTTGAAGGAACTGGGTTTCCGTACCCCATCCTCTCTGTGATTGGCGGAGGAAAGAGAGAAACAGACCTCTATGCTTACATATTTGGTGCTGATTTGATGGCCTTCTTTCTGGTTGCCGTTTTCTACCAATCAGTCATTAAAAATAAAAGCGAGTTTATTGATGTATATCAGCTAGAGGACCAGTTCCCAGTTGACTTTGTCATTATTCTAATG GTTATCTTCTTCCTGATTGTTGTTGATCGTGTCATCTATCTTTGCTCATTTGCGACTGGGAAAGTGGTATACTACCTCTTCAGTCTTATTCTCTTCACATATGCGGTGACAGAGTATGCTTGGAGCATATATCCGACGCAGCAACACGCTGCTGGCTTGGCTCTCAGATTCATATTTCTTGCCAAAGCAATGTCACTAGCTCTCCAGGCCATACAAATCCGCTATGGACTACCTCATAAGAGCACCCTATACCGGCAGTTTCTGACAAGTGAAGTTTCAAGGATCAATTACTATGGCTACAGACTTTACCGTGCTCTTCCTTTCCTGTATGAACTGAGATGTGTACTTGACTGGTCCTGCACAGCCACATCACTGACAATGTATGACTGGCTCAAG TTGGAAGATGTGAATGCGAGTTTGTACCTTGTCAAATGCGATACAGTTTTAAATCGAGCTACACACAAACATGGGGAGAGGCAAACAAAAATGACTAAATGCTGCAACGGGATATGTCTCTTCTTCATCTTGTTATGCGTTATATGGGCTCCTATGCTG ATGTATAGCAGTGGTAACCCAACAAACATTGCCAACCCGATAAAAGATGCGAGCGTTCAAATTGATATAAAAACAATTGGTGGAAAGCTTACTTTGTTCCAGACAACTCTGTGCAAAAGAATCTCAGGGGATGACATTGATCTTGGGCTAGATCTAGGGTCCCAAAGCTTCTTGCCAACGTACAACAAAAATGACATTCAGCTGATATGCTGCCAAGCTGATGCAAGCGTTCTATGGCTTGTCCCTGACACAGTTGTGACCAGATTCGTTCAATCCCTGGACTGGGACACGGAAATGGACATCACCTTTTCTTGGGTTCTAAACAGAGACCGACCCAAAGGCAAGGAGACTGTCAAGTATGAAAGAAGTGTGGACCCTCAGGACCTTCCGAAACGCTCTGATGTGCAAATGGTCCTCAATGGCTCAATGGATGGATTTAGAGTGCAGAACTTATACCCAAAGTTTTTCCGTGTTACTGGCTCTGGTGATGTCAGGTCTTTTGAGGATCAG ACGGATGAAGTGAGTGCAGACATACTCATGAACCATGCAGATTCCAAGTGGTGGTGGTCATTCCATAATCTTAAAGCGTCCGAAAATATCAGCGCTTGCGAGGGTATGGATGGACCAGTTGCTATCATAATGTCCGAGGAAACACCTCCAC AGGGGTTTCTTGGTGACACGCTCAGCAAATTCAGTATATGGGGGCTCTATATAACATTTGTACTGGCAGTGGGGCGTTTTATCAGGCTCCAGTGCTCTGACCTGCGTATGAGAATACCTTACGAGAACCTGCCTTCGTGTGACAG ATTAATAGCAATATGTGAGGACTTATACGCGGCGAGAGCGGAGGGTGAGCTTGGAGTAGAAGAAGTTCTATACTGGACCCTTGTGAAGATCTATAGATCCCCACACATGCTGCTTGAGTATACAAAGCTAGACTATGATGCTTAG